In Gemmatimonadetes bacterium T265, one DNA window encodes the following:
- a CDS encoding TetR family transcriptional regulator, protein MPQATKAVFAASGVDAPVREIAEQAGVGIGTVYRHFPQRSDLIAAVFRREIDACADAARTVAAEHEPFEALAHWVQRYTAFVATKRGLAKVLHSGDPAFDSLPAYFDQRLRPALAPLLEAAAAAGQVRDGVDANDLLVAVASLCMSAHGDGSDLAERMVARHPRHEYAASRSG, encoded by the coding sequence TTGCCGCAGGCAACCAAGGCGGTGTTTGCCGCCTCCGGCGTGGATGCGCCGGTGCGCGAAATCGCGGAACAGGCCGGCGTTGGCATCGGCACGGTGTACCGACATTTCCCGCAGCGCTCGGACTTGATCGCCGCCGTGTTCCGTCGTGAGATCGACGCCTGCGCGGACGCCGCGCGGACCGTCGCGGCCGAGCACGAGCCGTTCGAAGCGCTGGCGCATTGGGTGCAGCGATACACGGCGTTCGTTGCCACCAAGCGCGGGCTCGCCAAGGTGCTGCACTCGGGCGATCCGGCGTTCGACAGCTTACCGGCGTACTTCGACCAACGGCTGCGTCCCGCCCTCGCTCCCCTCCTCGAAGCGGCCGCCGCGGCCGGCCAGGTCCGCGACGGGGTCGATGCGAACGACCTCTTAGTCGCAGTGGCGAGCTTGTGCATGTCCGCCCACGGTGACGGATCGGACCTCGCAGAACGTATGGTCGCCCGTCACCCGCGCCACGAGTACGCCGCATCTCGGAGCGGATGA
- a CDS encoding DNA-directed RNA polymerase sigma-70 factor translates to MPNAPPDLPPGTLTVLLRQAADGDARALDRVFALTYAELHRLAHLVRRGTPGAPAATLSSTALVHEAYLKLVPAADREWRGRAHFFALAARAMRQVLVSAARARLAAKRGGDDVFPVTLDEGAVAAPPRPERLLALDEALDRLAALDARQARVVECRYFAGLTAEETADLLGVSVQTVHRDWRSARAWMARELGDA, encoded by the coding sequence ATGCCGAACGCTCCCCCGGACCTGCCGCCCGGCACCCTCACCGTCCTGCTGCGGCAGGCGGCCGACGGCGACGCCCGCGCGCTCGACCGGGTGTTCGCCCTGACCTACGCCGAGCTGCACCGGCTGGCGCACCTCGTGCGGCGTGGCACGCCCGGGGCCCCCGCCGCCACGCTCTCGAGCACCGCGCTGGTGCACGAGGCCTACCTCAAGCTGGTGCCGGCCGCCGACCGCGAGTGGCGCGGCCGCGCGCACTTCTTTGCGCTCGCCGCGCGCGCCATGCGCCAGGTGCTCGTCAGCGCGGCGCGCGCCCGGCTGGCCGCCAAGCGCGGCGGCGACGACGTGTTTCCGGTCACCCTCGACGAGGGCGCGGTGGCCGCGCCACCGCGCCCCGAGCGCCTGCTCGCGCTCGACGAGGCGCTCGACCGGCTGGCGGCGCTCGACGCGCGGCAGGCGCGCGTGGTCGAGTGCCGCTACTTCGCCGGGCTCACCGCCGAGGAGACGGCCGACCTGCTCGGCGTGTCCGTCCAGACTGTCCACCGCGACTGGCGGTCCGCGCGGGCGTGGATGGCGAGGGAGCTGGGGGATGCCTAA
- a CDS encoding glycosyl transferase family 1 — protein sequence MIQFVSHLDGDGGWKRHATGLARALDRYERTELLGVHEPTRRGVAAAVRRWRVRRSRDSVGITLGAVERTAELGTRFRVAFGVAETTRIARPVRLLLHAADMVWTMSHWGRDVLAWNTIPAERIRIVPAGVDTTEFVPPARPRADPVFRFLCVGEWQERKGTAALVRAFAAEFDPREPVELVMHCGSNWTRRVHFREAIRRIVAASARGRARVVPSDPVSRAAYVALLQGADAFVLATRGEGWGLPILEAMACGLPCIVTDYSAVRDFANASNAYLIPVDAMERADDRGEFVDPRYEYGLWAIPDEGHLRRLLRHVVEHREEARRVGAQARRDAVRYWSWDLAARAALRHVAELRGGAVPSDHGAASRG from the coding sequence GTGATCCAGTTCGTCTCCCACCTCGACGGGGACGGCGGGTGGAAGCGCCACGCGACCGGGCTCGCGCGCGCGCTCGACCGCTACGAGCGCACGGAGTTGCTGGGCGTGCACGAGCCGACGCGCCGCGGCGTGGCCGCCGCGGTCCGGCGCTGGCGCGTGCGTCGCTCGCGCGACTCCGTGGGGATCACGCTCGGCGCCGTGGAGCGGACGGCGGAGTTGGGGACACGATTCCGCGTGGCGTTCGGGGTTGCGGAGACGACCCGGATCGCGCGTCCCGTCCGCCTGCTTCTGCACGCCGCGGACATGGTCTGGACGATGTCGCACTGGGGCCGCGACGTGCTCGCGTGGAACACGATCCCCGCGGAGCGCATCCGGATCGTGCCGGCGGGCGTGGACACGACGGAGTTCGTCCCGCCCGCGCGGCCGCGCGCGGACCCGGTGTTCCGCTTCCTCTGCGTCGGGGAGTGGCAGGAGCGGAAGGGGACCGCGGCGCTCGTGCGCGCGTTCGCCGCCGAGTTCGACCCGCGGGAGCCCGTCGAGCTGGTGATGCACTGCGGGAGCAACTGGACGCGCCGCGTGCATTTCCGCGAGGCGATCCGGCGGATCGTCGCGGCGAGCGCGCGCGGTCGCGCGCGGGTGGTGCCGAGCGATCCTGTGTCGCGCGCGGCGTACGTCGCGCTGCTCCAGGGCGCCGACGCGTTCGTCCTCGCCACGCGGGGGGAGGGGTGGGGCCTCCCGATCCTCGAAGCGATGGCGTGCGGGCTGCCGTGCATCGTCACTGACTACAGCGCGGTCCGGGACTTCGCGAACGCGTCGAACGCGTACCTGATTCCGGTGGACGCGATGGAGCGCGCGGACGACCGGGGGGAGTTCGTCGACCCGCGGTACGAATACGGGCTGTGGGCGATCCCCGACGAGGGGCACCTGCGCCGGCTGCTGCGGCACGTGGTCGAGCACCGCGAGGAGGCGCGCCGCGTCGGCGCGCAGGCGCGGCGCGACGCGGTGCGGTACTGGAGCTGGGACCTCGCCGCGCGCGCGGCCCTGCGGCACGTCGCGGAGCTGCGGGGAGGCGCCGTGCCGAGCGATCACGGCGCGGCGTCGCGAGGCTGA
- a CDS encoding glycosyl transferase family 1 yields the protein MTRDDAPRRRLLYVSPVLPATGGNGLAMRAGAVLEVLARRYAVTLVVAPLYPPLYGPPLYGKLAPELAALCERVAVLPPPHAGVLPAWVGRLGRLLARLHPARAGAGASPEPRSDPLPYAAERFDAVHVFRLSMVALGCRYAAALAAHGPELHLDLDDVESDVLGEMAELHRAGGRGAAAEAADRAARRARAQEDEVLATFDRVYVCSDADRERLAPRAHAQLCVLPNTVAGVRDVAPAPPREPFQFLFVGTLGYWPNADAVAWLCDEIVPLIERLAARDFRVVVAGGGAPPSLSRLARPPRVTFAGRVPDVAALYREAGAAIVPLRAGGGTRIKVLEAFAHGRPVVATSPGIAGIDARDGEHALVADTSSALAARCAWLMRDAALGRRLTAAALELVRRRYSVDAVAAALDTVPSPRWPRAPTGRQGAPARAAG from the coding sequence GTGACCCGCGACGACGCGCCGCGCCGCAGGCTGCTGTACGTCAGTCCGGTGCTCCCGGCGACCGGTGGGAACGGGCTCGCGATGCGCGCGGGCGCGGTGCTCGAGGTGCTCGCCCGCCGGTACGCGGTGACGCTCGTCGTCGCGCCGCTCTACCCGCCGCTGTACGGGCCGCCTCTATACGGGAAGCTCGCGCCCGAGTTGGCCGCGCTCTGCGAACGCGTCGCGGTCCTCCCCCCGCCGCACGCGGGCGTGCTCCCGGCGTGGGTCGGGCGACTGGGTCGACTCCTCGCCCGCCTGCACCCGGCGCGGGCGGGCGCAGGCGCCTCCCCCGAGCCCCGGTCGGACCCGCTGCCGTACGCCGCCGAGCGTTTCGACGCGGTGCACGTGTTTCGGCTCTCGATGGTCGCACTCGGGTGTCGGTATGCCGCGGCGCTCGCCGCGCACGGCCCGGAACTGCACCTGGACCTGGACGACGTCGAGTCCGACGTGCTGGGCGAGATGGCGGAATTGCACCGCGCCGGCGGCCGCGGCGCCGCGGCGGAGGCGGCGGACCGTGCCGCGCGGCGCGCGCGGGCGCAGGAGGACGAGGTGCTCGCGACCTTCGACCGCGTCTACGTCTGCAGCGACGCGGACCGCGAGCGGCTCGCCCCCCGCGCGCATGCCCAGCTGTGCGTGCTGCCCAACACCGTGGCGGGAGTGCGCGACGTCGCGCCCGCACCGCCGCGCGAGCCCTTCCAGTTCCTCTTCGTGGGCACGCTCGGCTACTGGCCGAACGCGGACGCCGTCGCCTGGCTGTGCGACGAGATCGTCCCCCTGATCGAACGGCTGGCCGCGCGCGACTTCCGCGTCGTGGTCGCCGGGGGCGGTGCGCCGCCTTCGCTGTCGCGCCTCGCGCGGCCGCCGCGGGTCACCTTCGCGGGGCGGGTGCCGGACGTGGCCGCGCTCTACCGCGAGGCGGGCGCCGCGATCGTGCCGCTGCGGGCCGGCGGCGGGACGCGCATCAAGGTGCTCGAGGCATTCGCCCATGGTCGCCCGGTGGTGGCCACCTCGCCCGGGATCGCCGGCATCGACGCGCGCGACGGCGAACACGCGCTCGTCGCGGACACATCCTCGGCACTGGCGGCCCGCTGCGCGTGGCTCATGCGGGACGCGGCACTCGGGCGACGGCTGACCGCCGCGGCCCTGGAGCTGGTGCGGCGGCGCTACTCCGTCGACGCCGTGGCTGCTGCGCTCGATACCGTGCCGTCGCCGCGCTGGCCGCGCGCGCCGACTGGCCGCCAGGGCGCGCCGGCGCGCGCCGCCGGATGA
- a CDS encoding aminoacyl-histidine dipeptidase (frameshifted, deletion at around 538934), producing the protein MTFAALAPVRARLAAADAAVVADQIAVTEIPAPTGDEGARARWVAARLRAAGIPAVRIDAAGNVVARRPGVDAHGAAPVAVCAHLDTVFPRETATAVHTDGGRLVAPGIGDNGRGLAALLALATVFDGTGLRTRRPIEFVATVGEEGLGDLGGAKHYFAQFPADARPAAAVVLDGPGDERVVHRAVGARRFRLTFRGPGGHSWAAFGTANAVHATARAATRLADVALPPGSAAGRVTLSVGRIGGGLSVNAIPAEGWLEVDLRATTARALDDYEGVVRRAARAAAADENAVRAPGTAALTTSVEVIGDRPAGALAGDHALVQAALAATRLIGRAPQGGAASTDANVPLGLGVPAVAIGAGGRGGMAHTTGEWYENVDGALGIARALTIVCVAAGMAG; encoded by the coding sequence GTGACCTTTGCCGCGCTCGCGCCGGTGCGGGCGCGGCTCGCCGCCGCCGACGCGGCGGTCGTGGCGGACCAGATCGCCGTCACCGAGATCCCCGCACCGACGGGGGATGAAGGCGCGCGGGCGCGGTGGGTCGCCGCGCGGCTGCGGGCCGCGGGGATCCCCGCCGTCCGTATCGACGCGGCGGGGAACGTCGTCGCCCGCCGCCCGGGCGTGGACGCACACGGCGCGGCACCGGTCGCCGTCTGCGCGCACCTCGACACGGTCTTCCCGCGCGAGACGGCGACCGCCGTCCACACCGACGGCGGCCGCCTCGTCGCGCCGGGCATCGGCGACAACGGGCGCGGGCTCGCCGCCCTGCTCGCGCTCGCCACGGTGTTCGACGGCACCGGACTCCGCACGCGCCGCCCGATCGAGTTCGTCGCCACGGTCGGCGAGGAAGGGCTCGGCGACCTCGGCGGCGCGAAACACTACTTCGCGCAGTTCCCGGCGGACGCGCGCCCGGCCGCGGCGGTGGTGCTCGACGGACCGGGCGACGAGCGGGTCGTGCACCGCGCGGTCGGCGCGCGGCGGTTCCGTCTCACCTTCCGTGGCCCGGGCGGACACAGCTGGGCGGCGTTCGGCACGGCGAACGCGGTGCACGCCACGGCGCGCGCGGCGACCCGCCTCGCCGACGTGGCGCTCCCGCCCGGTTCGGCCGCCGGCCGCGTCACGCTCTCCGTCGGGCGGATCGGTGGGGGGCTGAGCGTGAACGCGATCCCGGCCGAGGGGTGGCTGGAGGTGGACCTGCGGGCGACGACCGCGCGCGCGCTCGACGACTACGAGGGCGTGGTGCGGCGCGCGGCGCGCGCGGCGGCGGCCGACGAGAACGCGGTGCGCGCACCCGGCACGGCCGCGCTGACCACCTCGGTCGAGGTGATCGGCGACCGGCCGGCCGGGGCGCTCGCCGGCGACCACGCGCTCGTGCAGGCCGCACTCGCGGCGACGCGACTGATCGGGCGCGCGCCGCAGGGCGGCGCGGCGTCGACCGACGCGAACGTCCCGCTCGGGCTCGGCGTGCCGGCCGTCGCGATCGGAGCCGGCGGGCGCGGCGGGATGGCGCACACGACCGGCGAGTGGTACGAGAACGTCGACGGGGCGCTGGGGATCGCGCGGGCGCTGACGATTGTGTGCGTGGCCGCGGGGATGGCCGGGTAA